The following proteins are encoded in a genomic region of Ciona intestinalis unplaced genomic scaffold, KH HT000039.1, whole genome shotgun sequence:
- the LOC100181452 gene encoding uncharacterized protein LOC100181452 gives MDELVVYISDIPDGYSAFKLKLFLNNLLGSGQAVQEIKPSEKESVMEVHFKEDTYKYVAVAKSPLPLKFGSDTYQLVVTINKPGSENQTSSKGGEYFTPGRHSTTQDDPPTEYSGPSMTRAQSEGNFTDYTMQDRCNYSGQSAPQRRIYCYGVGPNICNNKPLIRKHMQQYGHVEDIWIYPNARRPFFKVLFKLHESARTALDHGSNITSVDTLRMQWDRDEANELRQGPLPNYNPPNQARGPQFRYDPQRDPYERSNPPRSPQYRNNLPHDPQGCNPPRQGQVKLRNPGNQRPRDNRRHSANIEGIRQDRKQHPRSDQRRARDQSRDAERSSDQSAPVASAAPRTWEEIWESEDDLKRKADNCVLVQNVPEKTSNQSLELYFENTNRSGGGEVFMLFKLRDGILVVFYDQQVARNVCDKQEHYFEGQKLQVFPKTIPTMMKEQFIVSGVDDTKTSKDVLELFIESCSTSNLVPSRVEKMSQGKYMVFYDGDARDKDIDDIMNNIQQKKLENKTLEASRMCKSDCIKVANVSNEVSDDAIKLTFESKRRTEGGTVTYVQRYKEHALVFFSDFKVAERVVKTCTDNPLTLDSKHVKVTSHYHGVDTSGNAKKRNRKAKGSSSSSSQGAVQLCL, from the exons atggaTGAACTGGTAGTTTATATCAGTGACATACCAGATGGCTACAGTGCGTTCAAACTTAAGCTATTTCTCAATAATTTGCTGGGTAGTGGGCAAGCTGTGCAGGAAATCAAACCAAGTGAGAAAGAATCTGTGATGGAGGTTCATTTTAAAGAAGATACTT ATAAATACGTTGCTGTGGCAAAGTCACCCCTTCCCCTCAAGTTTGGAAGCGACACTTACCAGTTGGTTGTGACAATCAACAAGCCAGGAAGTGAAAACCAAACTTCATCAAAAGGTGGCGAATATTTCACACCGGGAAGGCATTCGACTACACAGGATG ATCCACCAACAGAGTATTCAGGACCAAGTATGACACGAGCACAAAGTGAGGGAAATTTTACAGACTACACAATGCAAG ACAGATGCAACTACAGTGGCCAGTCTGCTCCACAAAGAAGGATTTATTGCTATGGAGTTGGCCCAAATATCTGTAACAACAAACCATTAATAAGGAAACACATGCAACA GTATGGCCATGTAGAAGATATATGGATTTACCCCAATGCTAGACgaccattttttaaagttctgtTCAAGCTTCAT gAATCAGCACGTACAGCATTGGACCATGGATCCAACATAACAAGTGTAGATACACTGAGAATGCAATGGGACAGAGATGAAG CAAATGAGTTGCGGCAAGGACCTCTACCCAACTATAATCCCCCAAACCAAGCCAGAGGACCCCAGTTTAGATATGACCCCCAAAGAGACCCCTATGAAAGAAGTAACCCCCCCAGGAGCCCCCAATACCGAAATAACCTCCCACATGACCCACAAGGCTGCAATCCACCCAGACAGGGTCAAGTTAAGCTTAGGAACCCAGGCAACCAAAGGCCCAGAG ACAACAGACGACACAGTGCAAACATAGAAGGAATAAGACAAGATCGAAAACAACATCCACGATCGGATCAAAGAAGAGCCCGGGATCAAAGTAGGGATGCGGAAAGATCTTCGGATCAATCTGCTCCAGTTGCATCTGCTGCTCCAAGGACTTGGGAGGAGATTTGGGAATCAGAGGATGATCTGAAGAGGAAGGCTGATAA TTGTGTTCTTGTACAAAATGTCCCTGAGAAAACATCAAATCAAAGTTTGGAACTTTATTTTGAGAACACCAATCGATCTGGTGGCGGTGAAGTTTTCATGCTGTTTAAACTAAGAGATGGAATATTGGTCGTGTTTTATGACCAACAAG TTGCAAGGAATGTGTGTGACAAACAAGAACATTACTTTGAAGGACAGAAACTACAAGTATTTCCTAAAACAATTCCAACTATGATGAAAGAACAGTTCATTGTCTCG GGAGTTGATGATACAAAAACTAGTAAAGATGTCCTTGAGTTGTTCATTGAGTCTTGTTCAACCAGCAACCTTGTACCAAGCAGGGTTGAGAAAATGTCCCAAGGAAAATATATGGTATTTTATGATGGTGATGCTAGGGATAAAG ATATTGATGACATTATGAACAATATACAACAGAAGaaacttgaaaataaaacacttgaG GCCAGCAGGATGTGTAAGAGTGATTGCATCAAAGTGGCAAACGTATCAAATGAAGTATCAGATGATGCCATCAAGTTAACATTTGAAAGTAAGAGGAGAACTGAGGGTGGAACAGTAACTTACGTTCAACGATACAAGGAACATGCTCTTGTCTTTTTCTCGGATTTTAAAG TGGCAGAaagagttgt